Proteins encoded within one genomic window of Rhododendron vialii isolate Sample 1 chromosome 1a, ASM3025357v1:
- the LOC131305889 gene encoding beta-amyrin 28-monooxygenase-like — MELFYPSLLGFFVIFVTFSFHFLFAQKPGSNKRNLPPGRTGFPVVGESLEFLSTGWKGHPEKFIFDRIAKYSSYVFRTSLLGSPAVVFCGAAGNKFLFSNENKLVQAWWPSSVDKIFPSSTQTSSKEEAIRLRKMLPNFLKAEALQRYVGIMDEIAQRHFATDWENKDQVLTFSLTKRYTFWLACRLFVSVEDPKQVAKFEDPFGVLAAGLLSIPIDLPGTPFNRAIKASNFIRRELVAIIKQRKLDLAEGKASPTQDILSHMLLTSDENGKFMQEADIADKILGLLVGGHDTASSSCASIVKFLAELPEVYEGVYKEQMEIAKSKAPGELLNFNDIQKMKYSWNVACEVMRLAPPLQGAFREAITDFMYNGFSIPKGWKIYWSTHSTHRNPEFFPEPLKFDPSRFEGSGPAPYTFVPFGGGPRMCPGKEYARLEILVFMHHLVRRFKWEKMIPNEKIIVDPMPNPEKGLPIRLYPHKA, encoded by the exons ATGGAGCTATTCTATCCTTCACTCCTTGGCTTCTTTGTCATCTTTGTCACCTTCTCTTTTCACTTCCTTTTCGCTCAAAAACCCGGCTCCAACAAGCGTAATCTCCCGCCTGGCAGGACCGGCTTCCCGGTGGTGGGCGAGAGCCTTGAGTTTCTCTCCACCGGATGGAAGGGCCACCCCGAGAAGTTCATATTCGACCGCATAGCCAAGTACTCGTCCTACGTGTTCAGGACGAGTCTCTTGGGCTCTCCCGCGGTTGTGTTCTGCGGGGCCGCTGGCAACAAGTTCTTGTTCTCCAACGAGAACAAGCTCGTCCAGGCCTGGTGGCCTAGCTCCGTCGACAAGATCTTCCCATCGTCGACCCAGACCTCGTCCAAGGAAGAGGCCATCCGGTTGAGGAAAATGCTCCCCAACTTCCTCAAGGCGGAGGCGTTGCAGAGGTACGTAGGAATCATGGACGAGATCGCTCAGCGACACTTTGCGACCGATTGGGAGAACAAGGACCAGGTTTTGACGTTTTCTCTGACCAAGCGCTACACGTTCTGGCTCGCCTGTCGCCTGTTCGTTAGCGTCGAGGACCCTAAACAAGTGGCCAAGTTCGAAGATCCCTTCGGTGTTTTGGCCGCGGGGCTGTTGTCCATCCCGATAGACCTGCCCGGAACCCCGTTCAACCGGGCGATCAAGGCGTCCAATTTCATCAGGAGGGAGTTGGTGGCGATTATCAAGCAGAGGAAGTTGGATTTGGCCGAGGGAAAGGCATCGCCAACGCAAGACATACTGTCACACATGCTTCTGACGAGCGATGAAAATGGAAAGTTTATGCAAGAGGCCGACATTGCCGATAAGATCTTGGGGTTGCTGGTTGGTGGCCATGACACGGCTAGCTCCTCCTGTGCTTCCATTGTCAAGTTTCTTGCTGAGTTGCCTGAGGTTTACGAAGGAGTTTACAAAG AGCAAATggaaattgcaaaatcaaaagcACCAGGAGAATTGTTGAATTTTAATGATATTCAGAAGATGAAGTATTCATGGAACGTGGCATGTGAGGTGATGAGACTTGCTCCACCTCTGCAAGGTGCTTTTAGAGAAGCCATCACTGATTTCATGTACAACGGTTTCTCAATTCCAAAGGGTTGGAAG ATATATTGGAGTACACATTCGACGCACAGGAATCCTGAGTTCTTCCCAGAGCCATTGAAATTCGATCCGTCGAGATTCGAGGGGTCTGGCCCGGCTCCATACACGTTCGTACCCTTTGGTGGAGGGCCCAGAATGTGTCCCGGAAAAGAATACGCCCGTTTAGAAATACTCGTGTTCATGCACCATCTAGTGAGGAGGTTCAAGTGGGAGAAAATGATTCCTAACGAGAAGATCATCGTGGACCCCATGCCTAATCCTGAAAAGGGTCTTCCAATCCGCCTTTACCCTCACAAGGCTTAG